Proteins found in one Deinococcus apachensis DSM 19763 genomic segment:
- a CDS encoding SDR family NAD(P)-dependent oxidoreductase has protein sequence MDNRSLNGKVALVTGSSRGIGAAIAREFARHGAGVVLHGRDEAALERVRADIAAAGGRAICVVADVTRFAEIEAMRRRAEADLGPVDILVANAGGSFTPPAPLEDISEEGWHAAVNGNLTATFLTLKSFLPGMKARGSGSIITLSSSAGRQPHPGAPMPYGAAKAGVQLLTQDLAAQVGPCGIRVNGIAPGTILTERNEARIPEELRGRWTDAHPLRRLGTPQDVADAALYLASDAAGWVTGVILDVAGGAVLR, from the coding sequence ATGGACAACAGGTCGCTGAACGGCAAGGTGGCCCTGGTGACGGGCAGCTCGCGCGGCATCGGCGCGGCCATCGCGCGGGAGTTCGCTCGGCACGGCGCCGGGGTGGTCCTGCACGGGCGGGACGAGGCGGCGCTGGAGCGCGTGCGGGCGGACATCGCGGCGGCGGGCGGCCGGGCGATCTGCGTGGTCGCCGACGTGACCCGCTTTGCCGAGATCGAGGCGATGCGCCGCCGGGCCGAGGCGGACCTGGGGCCGGTGGACATCCTGGTCGCCAACGCGGGCGGGAGCTTCACGCCGCCCGCACCCCTGGAGGACATCAGCGAGGAGGGCTGGCACGCCGCGGTGAACGGCAACCTCACGGCCACCTTCCTGACCCTCAAGAGTTTCCTGCCGGGGATGAAGGCGCGCGGGTCGGGCAGCATCATCACCCTCTCGTCGTCGGCGGGCAGGCAGCCGCACCCGGGGGCGCCCATGCCGTACGGCGCTGCCAAGGCCGGAGTGCAACTCCTCACCCAGGACCTCGCCGCGCAGGTGGGGCCCTGCGGCATCCGCGTCAACGGCATCGCGCCGGGAACGATCCTTACGGAGCGCAACGAGGCCCGTATTCCGGAGGAGTTGCGGGGAAGGTGGACGGACGCCCATCCCTTAAGGCGGCTGGGCACCCCGCAGGACGTGGCCGACGCCGCGCTCTACCTGGCCTCGGACGCGGCCGGGTGGGTCACGGGCGTCATCCTGGACGTGGCTGGTGGGGCCGTGCTGCGCTAA
- a CDS encoding VOC family protein, with product MRLNHLDLQVSDVQAARVFFETHFDLQCVYARGSQLAFFGDDTGFSFGVSNLNGQSGRPSYPPDFHIGFILEEASQVEAVYQRLRSAGVETLSAPREGGPNVYFMCRGPDDLLIEVRAPKWP from the coding sequence ATGCGGCTCAACCATCTCGACCTTCAGGTGTCCGACGTTCAGGCGGCACGGGTCTTTTTCGAGACCCATTTTGACCTCCAATGCGTGTATGCCAGGGGCTCGCAGCTCGCCTTTTTTGGGGACGACACCGGGTTCTCGTTCGGGGTGAGCAACCTGAATGGGCAGTCCGGCCGTCCCAGCTACCCGCCGGACTTCCACATCGGGTTCATCCTGGAGGAGGCCTCGCAGGTCGAGGCCGTCTACCAGAGGCTCAGGAGCGCGGGGGTGGAGACGCTGTCGGCGCCGCGCGAGGGCGGCCCCAACGTCTACTTCATGTGCCGGGGGCCGGACGACCTGCTGATCGAGGTGCGGGCGCCCAAATGGCCGTGA
- a CDS encoding cation transporter: MDCAPCVQKVERAVSRLPGAHEVQPNFTIQTLRLNESRTTRAALEELPALGYTTHTLTPREEQREAAPALPAPSPGTTAPRGGWCWSAACCSSSRGGSAAGLSGAPLTWFGPVRRPTSGLMKP, from the coding sequence ATGGACTGCGCCCCGTGCGTGCAGAAGGTCGAGCGGGCGGTGTCGCGCCTGCCCGGCGCCCACGAAGTGCAGCCGAACTTCACCATCCAGACGCTGCGCCTGAACGAGAGCCGGACGACGCGGGCAGCGCTGGAGGAGCTGCCCGCCCTGGGGTACACGACGCACACGTTGACCCCGCGGGAGGAGCAGAGGGAGGCCGCCCCGGCCCTTCCCGCGCCGTCCCCTGGCACCACAGCGCCCAGGGGCGGCTGGTGCTGGTCGGCGGCGTGCTGCTCGTCCTCGCGTGGGGGTTCTGCAGCGGGACTGAGTGGCGCCCCACTGACCTGGTTCGGCCCCGTTCGGCGCCCCACCTCCGGTTTGATGAAGCCCTGA
- a CDS encoding MHYT domain-containing protein, translating to MPSLTPTYQPELVALSFLIACLAGYATLSLAAGAGAARRASWVWLGGSALILGFGIWAMHFIGMLALKAPVPMAYALPTTLLSWLAAVLAAALALHFVHRREVGPRELMSGGVLLGLSITSMHYLGMHALRFGGHVEYDPWGVALSVLVAVGAATAALWLGLRVRVTAPTHQERWRLGGAMVLGLAIASMHYTGMHAAHFHLDGMAAGDTTGVLSSVGLARSVALVAVTLLGMAVWALLMNERITSHVARSAELQRLNGELERRVAERTEALEHAHAELLAYAVALSHELAEPTRRAAGVTQLLERTLGNTADPRVQRYLALLRQEVDSMGTHVAQLRQLPFFQGTPARFEEVSLGVLVRQVRSDLEPLLRGRRVQWNMDELPRVRGDIMLLRLALTEVFAATLDAAGNVPQPRIEVWAERQEGEVVVSVRHTCPADGADGAVPSPLRAGERIGLASARRILHQHGGSLEMEPGLMRMRLPADPAVKVRQGDGAGAAAYQPA from the coding sequence ATGCCTTCCCTGACGCCCACCTACCAGCCCGAGCTTGTGGCGCTGTCCTTTCTGATCGCCTGCCTGGCGGGGTACGCCACACTGAGCCTGGCGGCGGGTGCCGGGGCGGCGCGGCGGGCGTCCTGGGTCTGGCTGGGCGGGAGCGCCCTGATCCTGGGGTTCGGCATCTGGGCCATGCACTTCATCGGGATGCTGGCCCTGAAGGCTCCGGTCCCGATGGCCTACGCGCTGCCCACCACGCTGCTCTCGTGGCTGGCCGCCGTGCTGGCCGCTGCGCTGGCGCTGCATTTTGTCCACCGCCGGGAGGTGGGCCCCCGGGAACTGATGAGCGGGGGCGTCCTGCTGGGGCTGAGCATCACCAGCATGCACTACCTGGGGATGCACGCCCTGCGCTTCGGCGGGCACGTGGAGTACGACCCGTGGGGGGTGGCGCTCTCGGTGCTCGTCGCCGTGGGGGCGGCGACCGCCGCGCTGTGGCTGGGGCTGCGGGTGCGGGTCACGGCTCCCACGCATCAGGAGCGCTGGCGGTTGGGCGGCGCGATGGTGCTGGGCCTCGCCATTGCCAGCATGCACTACACGGGGATGCACGCGGCGCACTTCCATCTGGACGGCATGGCCGCCGGGGATACGACTGGCGTCTTGTCGAGCGTGGGGCTGGCGCGGAGCGTGGCCCTGGTCGCCGTCACCCTGCTGGGCATGGCGGTGTGGGCCCTGCTGATGAACGAGCGGATCACCTCGCACGTCGCCCGCTCGGCCGAGCTGCAGCGGCTCAACGGCGAGCTGGAGCGCCGGGTGGCCGAGCGCACCGAGGCACTGGAACACGCCCACGCCGAACTGCTGGCCTATGCCGTCGCGCTGTCCCACGAACTCGCCGAACCCACCCGCCGGGCAGCCGGGGTCACGCAGCTCCTGGAGCGGACCCTGGGCAACACGGCGGACCCCCGGGTGCAGCGTTACCTGGCCCTGCTGCGGCAGGAGGTGGACAGCATGGGCACCCATGTGGCGCAGCTCCGGCAGCTCCCCTTCTTTCAAGGCACGCCCGCCCGGTTCGAGGAGGTCTCGCTGGGAGTCCTGGTCCGGCAGGTCCGCAGCGACCTCGAACCCCTGCTGCGGGGACGGCGGGTGCAGTGGAACATGGACGAACTGCCCCGGGTGCGCGGGGACATCATGTTGCTGAGGCTGGCTCTCACGGAGGTGTTCGCGGCGACGCTCGACGCCGCCGGGAACGTGCCCCAGCCCCGAATCGAGGTGTGGGCCGAGCGGCAGGAGGGCGAGGTTGTGGTGTCTGTCCGGCACACCTGCCCGGCGGACGGGGCGGACGGCGCAGTTCCCTCCCCCCTGCGCGCCGGGGAGCGCATCGGCCTCGCCAGCGCCCGGCGCATCCTGCACCAGCACGGCGGCAGTCTGGAGATGGAGCCCGGCCTGATGCGGATGCGCCTGCCCGCCGACCCTGCAGTGAAGGTCCGGCAGGGGGACGGCGCCGGGGCGGCGGCTTACCAGCCCGCCTGA
- a CDS encoding MFS transporter, which translates to MASTAAALLPPRRLAAAGLGNFLLLGLLYPILGPALPTLSEHFHLSGKGASLLLSLNSAGAFAGVLLAGGLSRSWPPPRRAALALGLLAAGCLGLILAPTFGLALASSGLLGLGFGVLDLTTNVWLSTAYGERSASMLNLLSASFGVGAVLAPLAVGLAGGDFHRPLLGCAALAAGLLPLMFTLRGAAGGVVTPAARATGRSRALLLGFVGLFLTYVAVEGGVGAWEVTHLQGVLDLTTASAASLTALFWVSFTVGRLVSAALALRLEPARLVTVSLVLAAASLALACVPVAAPTAYTLTGLFLAPVFTTGLVWLARTLPGSGVTTLVFASAFLGPVLFSPVVGAFKDVYGAPAIPVTLLGVTLLCLATALGLRRALRS; encoded by the coding sequence GTGGCCTCCACGGCCGCCGCCCTCCTCCCGCCGCGCCGGCTGGCCGCCGCGGGCCTCGGCAACTTCCTGCTGCTGGGGCTGCTCTATCCCATCCTGGGTCCCGCGCTGCCCACCCTCAGCGAGCACTTCCACCTCAGCGGCAAGGGGGCCTCGCTGCTGCTGAGCCTCAACTCGGCGGGGGCCTTTGCGGGCGTGCTGCTCGCGGGCGGGCTCTCCCGGTCCTGGCCGCCGCCCCGGCGCGCGGCGCTGGCCCTGGGGCTGCTCGCCGCCGGGTGCCTGGGGCTGATCCTCGCCCCCACCTTCGGGCTCGCGCTCGCCTCGTCGGGGCTGCTCGGGCTGGGCTTCGGGGTGCTGGACCTTACCACCAACGTGTGGCTCTCCACGGCCTACGGGGAGCGCAGTGCCTCCATGCTCAACCTGCTCAGCGCGAGCTTCGGCGTCGGGGCCGTCCTCGCGCCGCTGGCGGTGGGCCTCGCGGGCGGCGACTTCCACCGACCCCTGCTGGGCTGCGCGGCCCTCGCGGCCGGGCTGCTGCCCCTGATGTTCACCCTGCGTGGGGCTGCGGGGGGCGTGGTCACCCCGGCTGCCAGGGCCACTGGGCGGTCGCGCGCCCTGCTGCTCGGCTTCGTGGGGCTGTTCCTCACCTACGTCGCCGTGGAGGGCGGCGTCGGCGCCTGGGAGGTCACGCACCTGCAGGGCGTTCTGGACCTCACGACCGCGAGTGCGGCGTCCCTCACCGCGCTGTTCTGGGTGAGTTTCACGGTGGGGCGCCTGGTCTCGGCGGCGCTGGCCCTGCGGCTGGAGCCCGCACGGCTGGTGACCGTCTCGCTGGTGCTGGCCGCCGCCAGCCTCGCCCTCGCCTGCGTGCCCGTCGCCGCGCCGACGGCCTACACCCTGACCGGGCTCTTCCTCGCGCCCGTGTTCACGACCGGTCTGGTGTGGCTGGCCCGCACCCTGCCCGGAAGTGGGGTCACCACCCTCGTCTTCGCCAGCGCGTTTCTCGGCCCCGTGCTGTTCTCCCCGGTCGTCGGCGCCTTCAAGGACGTGTACGGCGCCCCCGCCATCCCCGTCACGCTGCTCGGCGTCACCCTGCTGTGCCTCGCCACCGCCCTCGGGCTGCGGCGGGCGCTGCGCTCGTGA
- a CDS encoding sugar phosphate isomerase/epimerase family protein: MTGALLDRVALQLYTVRDAVQGDILGVLRQVAAMGYRGVEFAGFGGLPARQVREVLDGEGLSAAACHVGAADLERDFEGTLTGVREVGADYAVCPWIDPAVAQDAGRWDEFAARLENWARGAEAQGLRFAYHNHVFEFEARHGDEYALDRLFARAPTVLMELDAAWAHAGGVDPAAYLRRYAGRVPLLHVKDVTGARETVELGQGEVDLPGLLAAAPEAGVQWLIVEQDHCQRDPVVSAAANALWLQRTLGAAAPA, from the coding sequence GTGACCGGTGCCCTGCTGGACCGGGTGGCGCTGCAACTGTACACGGTGCGGGACGCCGTCCAGGGGGACATCCTGGGCGTGCTGCGCCAGGTCGCCGCGATGGGCTACCGCGGGGTGGAGTTCGCGGGCTTCGGCGGCCTGCCCGCCCGCCAGGTGCGCGAGGTGCTGGACGGCGAGGGCCTGAGCGCCGCGGCCTGCCACGTGGGCGCCGCGGACCTGGAGAGGGACTTCGAGGGCACACTCACCGGGGTGCGGGAGGTCGGGGCGGACTACGCCGTCTGCCCCTGGATCGATCCGGCGGTCGCGCAGGACGCCGGGCGCTGGGACGAGTTCGCCGCCCGGCTGGAGAACTGGGCGCGCGGGGCGGAGGCGCAGGGCCTGAGGTTCGCCTACCACAACCACGTCTTCGAGTTCGAGGCCCGCCACGGGGACGAATACGCGCTCGACCGCCTCTTCGCCCGGGCCCCGACGGTCCTGATGGAACTCGACGCGGCTTGGGCGCACGCGGGCGGGGTGGACCCGGCAGCCTACCTCCGCCGGTATGCGGGCCGGGTGCCCCTCCTGCACGTCAAGGACGTGACCGGGGCGCGCGAGACGGTCGAACTCGGCCAGGGGGAGGTGGACCTGCCTGGCCTGCTCGCCGCCGCCCCCGAGGCGGGGGTGCAGTGGCTCATCGTGGAGCAGGACCACTGCCAGCGTGACCCGGTGGTGAGCGCGGCGGCCAATGCCCTCTGGCTGCAACGGACCCTGGGCGCCGCGGCCCCTGCCTAG
- a CDS encoding Gfo/Idh/MocA family protein — translation MKLRVGVVGAGNISPIYLKAPSKFSVLEVTAISDLDPDRARSRAEEFGVPRALLLDELLAAKDVDVVLNLTVPAAHADVSLAALEAGKHVYSEKPLGTDLAAGRRVIDLAAERGLRVGCAPDTFLGAGLQTARKALDDGLIGEPVAATAFMLSHGPERWHPNPDFFYQPGAGPMFDMGPYYLTALVNMLGSVRRVTSSARASLPERVVGTDPSGRRIPVNTPTHVASVLDFEAGPVATLVTSFDVWAADVPRIEIYGTEGTLSLPDPNTFGGPVRVRRMLEEEWETLPLTHPFAENSRGIGLADMGTALGRGRPHRASGDLALHVLEVMHASLHASEAGRHIEIESRPGRPEALPVAAGEEVLR, via the coding sequence ATGAAACTGCGTGTCGGTGTCGTCGGTGCCGGAAATATCAGCCCGATCTACCTGAAGGCCCCCTCGAAGTTCTCCGTGCTGGAGGTCACCGCGATCAGCGACCTCGACCCCGACCGGGCGAGGTCCCGGGCGGAGGAGTTCGGCGTCCCCCGCGCCCTGCTGCTGGACGAACTCCTCGCCGCCAAGGACGTGGACGTGGTGCTCAACCTCACCGTGCCCGCCGCTCACGCGGACGTGTCGCTCGCCGCGTTGGAGGCGGGCAAGCACGTGTACTCGGAAAAACCCCTCGGCACGGACCTTGCGGCCGGGCGGCGGGTCATCGACCTTGCCGCCGAGCGGGGCCTGCGGGTGGGCTGCGCGCCCGACACGTTCCTGGGGGCGGGGCTCCAGACCGCCCGCAAGGCGCTGGACGACGGCCTGATCGGTGAGCCTGTCGCCGCGACCGCCTTCATGCTGAGCCACGGGCCGGAACGCTGGCATCCCAACCCGGACTTCTTCTACCAGCCGGGTGCGGGGCCGATGTTCGACATGGGGCCGTACTACCTCACCGCCCTGGTGAACATGCTCGGTTCGGTGCGCCGCGTCACGTCCTCGGCCCGCGCCTCCCTCCCCGAGCGGGTCGTGGGGACGGACCCGTCTGGGCGGCGGATTCCGGTGAACACGCCGACCCACGTGGCGAGCGTCCTCGACTTCGAGGCCGGTCCCGTCGCCACCCTCGTCACCAGTTTCGATGTCTGGGCCGCCGACGTGCCCCGCATCGAGATCTACGGGACGGAGGGCACCCTCAGCCTCCCCGACCCCAACACCTTCGGCGGGCCGGTGAGGGTTCGGCGCATGTTGGAAGAGGAGTGGGAGACCCTCCCCCTGACCCACCCCTTCGCGGAGAACAGCCGGGGCATCGGGCTGGCCGACATGGGAACGGCCCTGGGGAGGGGGCGGCCCCACCGGGCCAGCGGCGACCTCGCCCTGCATGTGTTGGAGGTCATGCACGCGAGCCTGCACGCCTCCGAGGCGGGCCGCCACATTGAGATCGAGTCCCGGCCCGGGAGGCCGGAGGCGCTGCCCGTGGCCGCGGGCGAGGAGGTGTTGAGGTGA
- a CDS encoding glycoside hydrolase family 3 N-terminal domain-containing protein, whose protein sequence is MHQTLLTALLLAAPAAAQTAPYLDPSLPTERRVEDLLGRMTLEEKVGQLAQIDVLRLMGQGEWDRGPLNPEWLENILAQRHVGSLLSSGGAAPVPNTPEAWARMTNDLQRYAIEHSRLKIPILYGIDAVHGHNTVIGATIFPHNLGLGATFDPPLARQIGTVTARALRATGITWNFAPDADMGRDPRWGRFYETWGEDPLLASTMVAENVRGQQGDTLGPNSVAATLKHFTGYGSPLGGKDRADARITDTELRAVHLPPFQAGLAAGAASVMVNSGSVNGVPAHASGKLLTDVLRKELGFTGVTISDWEDVTKLKTVYKVAPTDREAVRLALMAGVDVSMVPHDAQGFTEAVLDLVRTGEVPVPRIDEAAGHVLDLKFRLGLFERPYVDPAGAQAAVTAGQDLALRAARESVTLLATDGRTLPLGKTVKNVLVVGERAADPRAQLGGWTIGWQGLPEGESTRAVTVLNGMKAVVPPGTKLAYSTSVPARPSADALVVVVGEPPHAEGEADNPPLTLPDTDLALLRDAVATGKPVVAVLLAGRPLILPENIRTRLAALVMAYLPGSEGGRAVADVLYGNINPSGRLPFTWPKTLAQVPGPYDAPSSPGTPLYPFGHGLSYTTFTYSGLQAAGDRITVNVTNSGKVAGAHTVLAFARPRGAGAPPKLATFGRIILQPGETRNVALPLPRGLLPAGGAEIRVGDLHTNTDLP, encoded by the coding sequence ATGCACCAAACCCTCCTGACCGCCCTGCTCCTCGCGGCCCCTGCTGCCGCCCAGACCGCGCCCTACCTCGACCCCAGCCTGCCCACCGAGCGCCGCGTAGAGGACCTTTTAGGCCGCATGACGCTGGAGGAGAAGGTCGGCCAGCTCGCGCAGATCGACGTGCTGCGCCTGATGGGCCAGGGCGAGTGGGACCGCGGCCCGCTGAACCCCGAATGGCTGGAGAACATCCTGGCCCAGCGGCACGTGGGGTCCCTCCTGAGCAGCGGCGGCGCCGCCCCCGTGCCCAACACCCCGGAGGCGTGGGCGCGCATGACGAACGACCTCCAGCGCTACGCCATAGAGCATTCCCGCCTGAAAATTCCCATCCTGTACGGCATCGACGCCGTCCACGGGCACAACACGGTCATCGGCGCGACGATCTTCCCGCACAATCTGGGCCTGGGCGCGACTTTCGATCCGCCACTCGCCCGCCAAATCGGCACGGTGACGGCGCGGGCATTGCGGGCCACCGGGATCACCTGGAACTTCGCCCCAGATGCCGACATGGGCCGCGATCCCCGCTGGGGCCGCTTCTACGAGACCTGGGGCGAGGACCCCCTCCTCGCCTCCACGATGGTCGCCGAGAACGTGCGCGGGCAGCAGGGGGACACGCTCGGCCCGAACTCGGTCGCCGCGACCTTGAAGCACTTCACGGGGTACGGGTCACCCCTCGGGGGCAAGGACCGGGCGGACGCACGCATCACCGACACGGAATTGCGCGCCGTCCACCTGCCGCCCTTCCAGGCGGGCCTGGCGGCGGGGGCGGCGTCGGTCATGGTGAACAGCGGCTCGGTGAACGGGGTGCCCGCCCACGCCTCGGGGAAGCTCCTCACCGACGTGCTGCGCAAGGAACTGGGCTTCACGGGCGTCACGATCTCCGACTGGGAGGACGTGACCAAGCTCAAGACCGTCTACAAGGTCGCGCCGACGGACCGGGAAGCGGTGCGGCTGGCCCTGATGGCGGGCGTGGACGTGTCGATGGTTCCCCACGACGCGCAGGGCTTCACCGAGGCGGTCCTCGACCTGGTAAGGACGGGTGAGGTGCCGGTGCCGCGCATCGACGAGGCCGCCGGGCACGTTCTGGACCTCAAGTTTCGCCTGGGCCTGTTCGAGCGGCCATACGTGGACCCGGCCGGGGCGCAGGCCGCCGTGACCGCTGGACAGGACCTCGCGCTGCGGGCCGCACGTGAGTCGGTCACCCTGCTCGCCACGGATGGCCGGACATTGCCCCTCGGGAAGACGGTGAAAAACGTCCTCGTGGTGGGGGAGCGGGCCGCCGACCCCCGCGCCCAGCTCGGCGGCTGGACCATCGGCTGGCAGGGGCTCCCGGAAGGGGAGAGCACGCGGGCGGTCACCGTGCTGAACGGGATGAAGGCCGTCGTGCCCCCCGGGACCAAACTCGCCTACAGCACCTCCGTGCCCGCCAGACCCTCCGCCGACGCCCTCGTGGTCGTCGTGGGCGAGCCGCCTCACGCGGAGGGCGAGGCGGACAATCCACCGCTCACGCTCCCAGACACGGACCTCGCCCTGCTGCGGGACGCGGTGGCGACTGGAAAGCCCGTCGTGGCCGTCCTCCTCGCCGGGCGGCCCCTCATCCTGCCTGAAAACATACGCACCCGCCTCGCCGCCCTCGTGATGGCCTACCTGCCCGGCAGCGAGGGGGGGCGGGCGGTAGCCGACGTGCTGTACGGCAACATCAACCCGAGCGGGCGCCTGCCTTTCACCTGGCCGAAAACGCTCGCGCAGGTGCCCGGCCCATACGACGCGCCCTCCTCACCGGGCACGCCGCTCTACCCCTTCGGCCACGGCCTGAGCTACACGACCTTCACCTACAGCGGGCTTCAGGCGGCGGGTGACAGGATCACGGTGAACGTGACGAACAGCGGGAAGGTCGCGGGGGCGCATACCGTCCTCGCCTTCGCCCGGCCACGGGGCGCTGGCGCCCCCCCAAAACTCGCCACGTTCGGGCGGATCATCCTTCAACCCGGCGAGACACGCAACGTCGCTCTGCCCCTGCCCCGGGGGCTGCTCCCGGCGGGCGGGGCGGAGATCCGCGTCGGGGACCTCCATACGAATACGGACCTGCCGTGA
- a CDS encoding glycoside hydrolase family 3 protein gives MTHPLSEENRALIERLLGEMTLGEKIGQMTQAEKNSVRRGDVARLGLGSVLSGGGGSPKPNTPEAWREMVTGFIRESLASPVGIPLLYGVDAVHGHNNVVGATIFPHNIGLGATRDPDLVRRIGRATALEVAATNVRWDFAPAVSLPQDLRWGRTYEGYSQDPALVSDLAVAYIEGLRGEGWDSPTSVLPSVKHYVADGATAFGTSTRVNRLGVTLDHTLALARTGEGMRSLLNQGAWQIDQGDSPIDEATLRSVHLPPYRAAIEAGVLNVMASYSSWQGLKMHAHRSLLTDVLKGELGFQGFVVSDWEAIDQLHPGDYASCVADAVNAGVDMVMVPFDYERFIHTLRAEVEAGRVSGARIDDAVRRILTAKVALGLFERPSTDEALLSLVGCPEHRAVAREAVRKSLVLLKNEGNVLPLSPDLPALLVAGEAADDLGAQCGGWTITWMGGHGPTTPGTTILEGLRRQFGHPARVHYVPNGETSSRYPVGLAVLAEEPYAEGMGDRRELRLSPKHLALLARVRQQCDRLVVVLLSGRPLVITEQVPDWDAFVAAWLPGTEGDGVAEVLCGAAPFTGRLGFDWPLSQADVARTATSQNLWKIGAGLTPVSGEIPPLSPTP, from the coding sequence ATGACCCATCCCCTCAGCGAAGAGAACCGTGCCCTGATCGAGCGCCTGCTCGGCGAGATGACGCTGGGCGAGAAGATCGGGCAGATGACCCAGGCCGAGAAGAACAGCGTGCGCCGCGGCGACGTGGCCCGCCTGGGCCTGGGTTCGGTGCTCAGCGGGGGTGGGGGGAGCCCGAAGCCCAACACGCCGGAAGCGTGGCGCGAGATGGTCACGGGCTTCATCCGCGAGTCGCTCGCCTCGCCGGTGGGCATTCCGCTGCTGTACGGGGTGGACGCGGTCCACGGCCACAACAACGTCGTGGGGGCGACCATCTTCCCGCACAACATCGGGCTGGGGGCGACCCGTGACCCCGACCTCGTGCGCCGCATCGGCCGGGCGACGGCGCTGGAGGTCGCGGCGACGAACGTCCGCTGGGACTTCGCCCCGGCGGTCAGCCTTCCGCAGGACCTGCGCTGGGGCCGGACCTACGAGGGCTACAGCCAGGACCCGGCGCTCGTGTCCGACCTCGCCGTCGCCTACATCGAGGGGCTGCGCGGCGAGGGCTGGGACAGCCCGACCTCGGTGCTCCCCAGCGTGAAGCATTACGTGGCGGACGGGGCGACCGCCTTCGGCACCTCCACCCGGGTGAACCGCTTGGGGGTCACCCTCGACCACACACTCGCCCTGGCACGGACGGGGGAGGGGATGAGGAGCCTGCTGAACCAGGGCGCCTGGCAGATCGACCAGGGGGACAGCCCCATCGACGAGGCGACGCTGCGCTCGGTCCACCTCCCGCCGTACCGGGCGGCCATCGAGGCGGGGGTGCTCAACGTCATGGCGTCCTACAGCTCGTGGCAGGGGCTCAAGATGCACGCGCACCGCTCCCTGCTGACCGACGTGCTCAAGGGCGAGCTGGGCTTCCAGGGCTTCGTGGTGTCCGACTGGGAGGCCATCGACCAGCTTCATCCCGGCGACTACGCCAGCTGTGTGGCGGACGCGGTCAACGCGGGCGTGGACATGGTGATGGTGCCCTTCGACTACGAACGCTTTATCCACACCCTGCGCGCGGAGGTGGAGGCCGGGCGCGTGAGCGGGGCGCGCATCGACGACGCCGTGCGCCGCATCCTGACCGCCAAAGTTGCGCTGGGCCTCTTCGAGCGGCCCTCCACCGACGAGGCGCTGCTGTCCCTGGTCGGCTGCCCCGAACACCGCGCCGTCGCCCGCGAGGCCGTCCGCAAGTCGTTGGTCCTCCTCAAGAACGAGGGGAACGTCCTGCCCCTGTCCCCGGACCTGCCCGCCCTGCTCGTCGCGGGGGAGGCGGCGGACGACCTCGGCGCCCAGTGCGGCGGCTGGACGATCACCTGGATGGGCGGGCACGGCCCGACCACGCCCGGCACGACCATCCTGGAGGGCCTGCGCCGCCAGTTCGGACACCCCGCCCGCGTCCACTACGTCCCCAATGGAGAAACGAGCAGCCGCTACCCGGTCGGCCTGGCCGTCCTCGCCGAGGAGCCGTATGCCGAGGGCATGGGGGACCGCCGGGAGCTGCGCCTGTCGCCCAAACACCTCGCGCTTCTCGCCCGCGTCCGGCAGCAGTGCGACCGGCTGGTGGTCGTGCTCCTCTCCGGTCGCCCCCTGGTGATCACCGAGCAGGTGCCGGACTGGGACGCCTTCGTCGCCGCCTGGCTCCCGGGCACCGAGGGAGACGGTGTGGCCGAGGTGCTGTGCGGGGCCGCCCCCTTCACGGGCCGCCTGGGCTTCGACTGGCCGCTCTCGCAGGCCGATGTGGCCCGGACGGCGACCAGCCAGAACCTCTGGAAGATCGGGGCGGGGCTCACCCCGGTGTCCGGGGAGATCCCCCCCCTCTCTCCAACCCCATAG